The DNA window ATTTCAGGAGAAAGACGAGATGCGGGATAATCGGCAGGCTCATCCCGGTCCCGGCAGACGAAATATCCGGCTACCTTGCGCTCGCGGCAAAGAGGGTCCAGGCGGCCATAAACAAAAGTTTTGACGAGAAGACCGGACTTTATTCCGGGTATTTTATCAATGTCCCGGCCGAATACGAACAGATCACGGTCACGGACAGCGCCGGCAGGGAGGTCCCGAAGGCCAACCACAAGGGCCTGCCGTGCATCAGGGTGATGAAATTCAACTCCCGGACGCTGCCGTTATTCCTGGAGGCGCAGGTCCACGCGCTGAAGGCGGAAGAGGACAGATCTGTCGCCGCGAGGCTGCACTACAACCTCATGAAGAGCGGCCTGGTCGACAAAAAATTGAAGATGTTCTCGGTCAATGCCTCGCTTGAAAAGGAGCCGTATGAGATAGGCAGGACCAAGACGTTCAATCCGGGCTGGCTCGAGAACCAGTCGATCTGGCTTCACATGGAATATAAATACTTGCTCGAGTTATTGAAGGCCGGGCTTTACAAAGATTATTACGCGAATTTCAAGGACGTCCTCGTGCCGTTCCTGAGGCCAGAGGTCTACGGAAGGAGCATCTTCGAGAACTCGTCTTTCATCGCGGGCAGCGTCCATCCGGACAAGAAAGTCCACGGACAGGGGTTTTACGCGAGGCTCTCCGGCTCGACCGCAGAATTCGTCCATATGTGGCTTATAATGATGACCGGAGGAAGGCCGTTTTCGCTCGACGCAAACGGCAAACTGGTCTTCAGCCTCTCCCCGGTCCTTAAGGGCGGGATGTTCCTGAAAAAAGACCGCAAGGCGGAGCACTATTCTCCCGAAGGAAAATTGCAGAAAGAGACCGTCAAGAAAGGCACATTGAAATTCATGCTGCTTGGCAGCATACCCGTGACTTATATCAATCCCCGGCGGAAGGATATATTCGGGGGCGGCAAAGGGGCTAAGTACGCGCTGACGCTCGAGGACGGCGCGGTGAAGGAATTCACCGGCAGCGTCCCGGAACCGTATTCGGCCCTTGTCAGGGAAAGAAAAATAAAAGAGATAAAGATGTATCTTGATTAAACAGGAGGTTTCGGTGGAGGAGAAGGTGATCTCTTTCGACAGGAAGAGCATGATCATTAACGGGAAACGCATCATGCTCTACGGAGGGGAATTCCATTACTTCCGCGTGCCGCACGAACTTTGGGAGGACAGGCTCCGTAAGATGAAGGCGGCGGGGCTTAACCTCGTCGCGACATATATACCCTGGAATTTCCATGAGATGAAGGAGGGTGAGTTCGTCTGGGAAGGCGACCGCGACCTCGAGAAGTTCGTGACGCTGACGGAAAAATACGGGTTTTACCTCGCGATAAAGCCGGGGCCGTATATCTGCGCGGAATGGGATTTCGGCGGGTTCCCTGACTGGCTCCTCGGAAAGGACGTGAAACTGCGCGAAGACGACCCGGAGTACCTCAGGCTTATCGGCAGGTATTATAAGGAGATCGCCGGGATCCTGCGGCCGCACCTGGTCACAAAAGGCGGCAATATAATCCTATTCCAGATAGAGAACGAATATGACCACCTGATCGCATTTACCGGCATAAAGAGATACAAGGACGGCGCCCTGCGATACCACCTCAAGCTTTTGAAGATGGCTCGCGAGGCGGGCATAGACGTGCCGGCGTTCACGGTGGAAGGGAGTTTCCTGAGGAAGAGCGAAATAATCGACGCGAGGACCTATTACCCGAATATCCCGTGGATATGGCTCTGGGAGTTCGACGATTTCGATAAGGCGATCGAGGCGTCGGTCGCCCAACAGCCGAAGAAGCCGCTGATGATAATGGAACTCGAGACCGGCTGGTTCGCGCAGTTCGGGAAGCCGCTGTACCAGATAGAGCCGGAGGTCACGAGGGCCATATTAAGGACGGTCATCGCCGAGGGCGCATCCGTCATGAACCATTTCCTGTTCGTCGGCGGCACGACGTTCCCTTACTGGAACTGCAAGGGCGACTACGGCGGGATAGGCACCTGCACGACATATGACTTCGGCCATTCGCCGCTCAGGGAATGGGGCGAGGTCTCGCCGACGAAATACCATATGGCCCGCAACACCGCGCAGTTCCTCGATTCATTCGAGGACGTGCTCTTCGGTTCCGAAAAGATAGGTGGAGCGGCGAAGTTTATCGACAGCGGGAATACCGTGGCGCTCGTGGACCTGAGAAAGGGCACGGTCAAACCCGACTTCTCCGGGACTTTCGAGAACGTCAAGGTCACCGAGAGGGCGGGGAAGAGAGGCGGATTCCTGATGGTCCGCAACCTTACCGACGATACGCTCAGGACGCAGATCGAATATCTATCTCCGGCCGGGAAGAAAACCGAAAAGCTGCCCTTTTCCGGAGACCTTAAGCTCGCTCCCAGGTCCTCATTCCTTTTCCCCATAGATGTCCCTATCGGCGATAAAGGAGTGGTCATCAAGCACTCTACCTGCGAACTTCTTTTGAAGAAAGAGATAGGGAGGAACGCGTTTGTCTTCCTCACCGGAAGACCCGAATTTAGGGGAGAGACCTATATCAAGTGCGGTCCCGTAAAGCCTGCCGTCATCGAAGGCGATTTCGATGTAAAAGGGGTAAAGGACGGCTATATCATCGGGAACGAGAACTCAGGGCTCCGGATAATAAAAATTGAAGGGGTATTCTTCGTTTTTCTCGACGACAAGACGGCCGCTAAAGTATGGGACGGCGAAGAGACGGTCGCGATAAGCGATTACTACTACATCGAGGACCTTATTGCCGACGGGCGGTCGATCGAGATAAACGCGCAGGTCAAGAACGGATGCAACCAGCTTACAAGGATATTTACCGCGGTCAGGCCCGGATACGTAACGATCAACAAGGAAAAGGCGCCTTTTAAATATGACAAAAAGACCGGGTCGGTGATCTTCAAATACGATTGCGCGGTGGAGGAGCTTCCGAGGATAACATGGCTCGACTCTCCGCGGTTCATCTCCGACGTCGACGAGAAAGAGCCCGGTTTCGACGACTCGTCTTGGAAGACGATAACCATGCCCAAAGCGCTTGAGCAGGCCGGCCTGCTCAAGCACGGTTTCATCTGGTACAGGCAGGAGTTCGGGCTTAAGGGGAGGCCGGCGGAATGCCGGGCAAGGATAATAACCAATGACATGGACAGGTTCTATGTCTATATCAACGGGGAATTCATCTGGCGCGGGATAGGCAGTCCCGACCTTGATATCTCCGGGGCGGCCAGGAAAGGGAAGAACCTCCTCGCGGTCAGGTATGAGAACGCCTACCATACCAAGGCGCATCCCCACGAAGGGCCGATAAAAAAACTCAGCGGCATAATGCGGCCGGTAAAGATCAGCGGCAGGGCGCAGGGAAAGTCCTTCAATATTGTCCTTAATAAATTGCTGGTCCGCGAGAATGCGGGCGGCCTCTTGAAGGGCTATCATGAACCTGAGATCGATGAAAACGGCTGGAAGGTCTCGCCTCCCGCTAAGAAATACGTATTCGCGAAAGAGATGGGAGAGCTTGTCTGGTACAGGCGGAGGTTCAAGTTCCTGCCGCGCAAGGGCGGCACCTGCGCGCTCAAGCTCACGATAGACCACGCCTTCGAGAGGTGCGTCATATACCTGAACGGAAGGGCGCTCGGCAAATACGAGTCGGTCGGTCCGCAGAATGATTTTTATATCCCCGAGCCGTTCCTGCGCGCGGAGAATACTCTGGCTATCCTCGTCGAGGGGCCGGGTTTCCATCCCGTCAAGGGATCGGGGTTCGTCCCGCCGGTCCTTAAAGACCCCAGGATAGGTTTCTACTATGCGGCCAAAAAGGTGAGCGCGAGGGTATCGGCCTATTGACAAGGGTCAGGATTGTGCTATAATTAAATAGAGCCTAAAATGAATTAGGAAGAGACGAAGGCGTCTTTCATATAAATGAAAGGCGCCTTTTTCGTCTTCTGTAGTACAACTGATTACGCAAATGAATAAAAAAGCAGGGAATAAAATGGCATTTGAGCGCCTGCCCGAGAAACAGGGGCTTTACGACCCGCGGTTCGAGCACGACAGCTGCGGCGTGGGATTCGTTTGCGATATCAAAGGCCGCAAGTCGCATGATATCGTGGCCAAAGGGATCCTCGCTTTGGAGCATTTGATGCACCGCGGCGCCACCGGCTCCGACCCGAAGACAGGCGACGGCGCGGGCATCCTGATACAGGTGCCGCACGAGTTCCTGCTGAAGGAATGTTCGAAGGCGGGTATCCGCCTGCCCAATGCCGGCGATTACGGCATCGGCCTTGTCTTTTTGCCGGCCGACGGCAAAGAGAGGAAATTCTGCGAAGATAATTTCAAGAAGATCTCCGAGGAGGAAGGGCTTATATTCCTCGGCTGGCGCGAAGTCCCGGTCGATAATTCGGCCATCGGAAAGACCGCAAAGGAATCCCAACCTATCATAAAGCAGGTATTTGTCGGGCGTTCCGCTGACATCGCCGGCGAACTTGCTTTTGAAAGGAAGCTGTATATCGCCAGGAAAAGGGTCGAAAACCTTGTCCGCGGCTCGACCATAAGGCAAAAAGCTTTCTTTTATATTTCCGGCCTGTCGTCGCGCACGTTGAGCTATAAGGGGCTCCTGATGTCGACGCAGCTAAAAGATTTTTTCCCTGACCTGAAAGACCGTGCGCTGGAGAGCTCATTTACGCTTTTCCACGCGCGCTACAGCACGAACACATTCCCGGCCTGGGACCTCTCGCAGCCGTTCCGTTTCCTCGCGCATAACGGCGAGATAAATACCCTGCGCGGCAATATCAACTGGATGAAGGCGCGGCAGGGCTTGCTCGAGAGCGGCGTATTAGGCAAGGATATAACGAAACTCTTCCCGGTCATAGTCCCGGGCGGCAGCGACTCGGCTTCGCTGGATAATATGCTGGAACTGCTGGTCCTGGGCGGCCGCTCGCTTCCTCACGCGATGATGATGCTCATCCCCGAGGCATGGCAGGGTAACGACCAGATCGGCGAGGAGAGAAAGCGCTTTTATGAATATCACGCCTGCCTTATGGAGCCGTGGGACGGCCCGGCGGCCATAGCTTTCACCGACGGAAAATTTATCGGCGCAACGCTCGACCGAAACGGCCTCAGGCCCGCGCGTTACGTTATCACGAAGAACGGCCTCGTCGTGATGGCCTCCGAAGCCGGCGTCCTCGATATCCCGCCCGCAGAGGTCGCGGTCAACGGCAGGCTCCAGCCCGGCAGGATGTTCCTGATCGATACCCATGCCGGGCGCATAATCGGCGACGAGGAGCTTAAATCGTCGATATCAAACCTAAAGCCGTACGGCAGGTGGCTCGATGAGAATATGGAGAAACTCGAGGACGTGCCTTTCCCGCG is part of the Candidatus Omnitrophota bacterium genome and encodes:
- a CDS encoding beta-galactosidase; translation: MEEKVISFDRKSMIINGKRIMLYGGEFHYFRVPHELWEDRLRKMKAAGLNLVATYIPWNFHEMKEGEFVWEGDRDLEKFVTLTEKYGFYLAIKPGPYICAEWDFGGFPDWLLGKDVKLREDDPEYLRLIGRYYKEIAGILRPHLVTKGGNIILFQIENEYDHLIAFTGIKRYKDGALRYHLKLLKMAREAGIDVPAFTVEGSFLRKSEIIDARTYYPNIPWIWLWEFDDFDKAIEASVAQQPKKPLMIMELETGWFAQFGKPLYQIEPEVTRAILRTVIAEGASVMNHFLFVGGTTFPYWNCKGDYGGIGTCTTYDFGHSPLREWGEVSPTKYHMARNTAQFLDSFEDVLFGSEKIGGAAKFIDSGNTVALVDLRKGTVKPDFSGTFENVKVTERAGKRGGFLMVRNLTDDTLRTQIEYLSPAGKKTEKLPFSGDLKLAPRSSFLFPIDVPIGDKGVVIKHSTCELLLKKEIGRNAFVFLTGRPEFRGETYIKCGPVKPAVIEGDFDVKGVKDGYIIGNENSGLRIIKIEGVFFVFLDDKTAAKVWDGEETVAISDYYYIEDLIADGRSIEINAQVKNGCNQLTRIFTAVRPGYVTINKEKAPFKYDKKTGSVIFKYDCAVEELPRITWLDSPRFISDVDEKEPGFDDSSWKTITMPKALEQAGLLKHGFIWYRQEFGLKGRPAECRARIITNDMDRFYVYINGEFIWRGIGSPDLDISGAARKGKNLLAVRYENAYHTKAHPHEGPIKKLSGIMRPVKISGRAQGKSFNIVLNKLLVRENAGGLLKGYHEPEIDENGWKVSPPAKKYVFAKEMGELVWYRRRFKFLPRKGGTCALKLTIDHAFERCVIYLNGRALGKYESVGPQNDFYIPEPFLRAENTLAILVEGPGFHPVKGSGFVPPVLKDPRIGFYYAAKKVSARVSAY